A genomic segment from Candidatus Korarchaeum cryptofilum OPF8 encodes:
- a CDS encoding AAA family ATPase, with translation MAYFTLEPKRRREDFYDMEDELNDFVSSLSKFRFIVVRGLRRYGKTSLILTGLNAADVKYLFLDCRLLRSATSSFDSFLSIIEAEVSKKSWARRLIRNIDYFEVGGVIKFKFRRPDVLLGIFENLGDAVVVFDEAQELRNLKFKLDGFLAYALDHLDIRIVVSGSEVGLLHKFLRFEDPEAPLYGRPHKTIELRPLMREAALDFLRRGFEQEGVDVSDDLLDEAVKNFNGVIGWLTYFGYNYARGLRSMDPIIDAAINMVLAEVKHFLETRGLGGSRYSEALKTISAMERCSWSEVKRRLEAKFGRIPDATLANILRNLMDYGLIVKVDDEYTIADPILRRAIKRI, from the coding sequence ATGGCCTACTTCACCCTGGAGCCGAAGAGGAGGAGGGAGGACTTCTACGATATGGAGGATGAGCTCAATGATTTCGTGAGCTCATTGAGTAAGTTTAGATTCATAGTCGTCAGGGGATTGAGGAGGTACGGTAAGACTTCACTGATCCTCACTGGATTGAATGCAGCTGATGTTAAGTACTTGTTCCTGGATTGTAGATTGCTGAGATCTGCTACATCATCCTTCGATAGCTTTCTAAGTATAATAGAGGCCGAGGTGAGTAAGAAGAGCTGGGCTAGGAGGCTCATCAGGAATATTGACTACTTTGAGGTAGGCGGAGTTATTAAATTCAAGTTCAGGAGGCCGGATGTCTTACTAGGAATCTTCGAGAATTTAGGAGATGCTGTTGTAGTTTTTGATGAAGCTCAGGAATTGAGGAATCTGAAGTTTAAGCTCGATGGATTCCTAGCATATGCATTGGATCATTTGGACATTAGAATAGTGGTTTCAGGTTCGGAGGTCGGTTTGCTACATAAGTTCTTGAGGTTCGAGGATCCAGAGGCGCCGCTTTATGGCAGGCCGCACAAGACAATAGAGCTCAGGCCATTGATGAGGGAGGCAGCATTGGACTTCCTCAGGAGGGGATTTGAACAGGAGGGCGTAGATGTGAGTGACGATTTACTAGATGAAGCTGTGAAGAATTTTAATGGAGTTATAGGTTGGCTAACATACTTTGGATATAACTATGCGAGGGGATTGAGATCCATGGATCCGATAATCGATGCTGCAATAAACATGGTCCTAGCCGAAGTCAAACACTTCCTCGAAACAAGGGGCTTAGGTGGGAGCAGATATAGTGAGGCTCTGAAGACGATCTCAGCTATGGAGAGGTGTTCCTGGAGTGAAGTTAAGAGGAGGCTGGAAGCTAAATTTGGACGCATACCAGACGCCACGCTAGCGAATATACTCAGGAATCTGATGGATTACGGACTGATAGTTAAGGTCGATGACGAGTACACGATCGCGGACCCGATTCTCCGCAGGGCTATTAAGAGGATTTAA
- a CDS encoding AbrB/MazE/SpoVT family DNA-binding domain-containing protein translates to MQREVVKVRRRTSSIPKGIRDALGIRDGTLLEVRVEEGRIILEPLDLWDKVWRCCTGSAEEELDKEEEAFWRRRAKL, encoded by the coding sequence TTGCAGCGGGAAGTCGTTAAGGTCCGTAGAAGGACATCCTCCATACCCAAGGGTATTAGGGATGCTCTCGGCATAAGGGATGGGACCCTCCTAGAGGTGAGAGTTGAGGAAGGTAGGATAATACTAGAGCCGCTCGATCTCTGGGATAAGGTCTGGAGGTGCTGTACTGGTAGCGCTGAGGAGGAGCTAGATAAGGAGGAGGAAGCATTTTGGAGGAGGAGAGCGAAGTTGTAG
- a CDS encoding RNA-guided endonuclease InsQ/TnpB family protein, translating to MPLETVKLTASFKLDGSFPESLFSTYREVLGQLLDYAWEKGVTSFKRLKAEKYCELRARYPSLPSHYIYTACQMACSIYKSFRKLKRRGATKAEKPVFKKEVIMLDDHLFSLDLEGWEASIAVGGSRVRLKLLHGTYHEKFKGMRVGQAWLVKRGNDLYLKAVFSKVVEVAEMDERAVAVDVNENNVTFGTMERVVNVETRERIIRTAYFLKRRRLQSKPRLNEKPLLAKYRGRERRRVEAIYHEVANRIIDEAKKVKASTIVLEDLTNIRERIKRSKELNGRLNRWSFRKLQRIVEYKAKLAGLNVVYVEARGTSSLCPICGERLSPNGHRRLKCRCGLEEDRDVVAVKNLLRKYRMDVGASSVHPEGPPMTTERDEEYEGGRDESLF from the coding sequence ATGCCATTAGAGACCGTTAAGCTCACCGCAAGCTTTAAGCTGGACGGATCTTTTCCAGAGAGCCTCTTCTCGACATACAGAGAGGTCTTAGGACAACTGCTCGACTACGCTTGGGAGAAGGGGGTCACGAGCTTCAAGAGGCTTAAGGCGGAGAAGTACTGCGAGCTGAGGGCGAGGTATCCTAGCCTTCCGTCGCATTACATCTACACGGCCTGTCAGATGGCTTGCTCAATATACAAGAGCTTTAGGAAGCTCAAGAGGAGGGGCGCGACAAAGGCCGAGAAGCCCGTCTTCAAGAAGGAGGTCATAATGCTGGACGACCACTTGTTCAGCCTCGACCTTGAAGGCTGGGAGGCCTCGATAGCCGTCGGAGGCAGCAGGGTTAGGCTGAAGTTGCTCCACGGGACGTACCACGAGAAGTTCAAGGGCATGAGGGTCGGCCAAGCTTGGCTCGTAAAGAGGGGGAACGATCTCTATTTGAAAGCCGTCTTCTCCAAGGTCGTCGAGGTGGCGGAGATGGACGAGAGAGCGGTGGCCGTTGACGTGAACGAGAACAACGTCACCTTTGGCACTATGGAGCGCGTGGTGAACGTGGAGACCAGGGAGAGGATCATAAGGACAGCCTACTTCCTCAAGCGTAGGAGGCTCCAGTCCAAGCCTAGGCTGAACGAAAAGCCCTTGCTGGCGAAGTACAGAGGCAGGGAGCGAAGGAGAGTTGAGGCCATTTACCACGAGGTCGCCAACCGGATAATCGATGAAGCGAAGAAGGTGAAAGCCTCGACCATCGTGCTGGAGGATCTCACGAATATAAGGGAGAGGATTAAACGGTCAAAAGAGTTGAATGGCAGGCTGAACAGGTGGAGCTTCAGGAAGCTTCAGCGGATAGTGGAGTACAAGGCGAAACTCGCCGGTCTGAACGTCGTCTATGTCGAAGCTAGAGGGACTTCTAGCCTGTGCCCGATATGTGGGGAAAGGTTAAGCCCGAATGGGCACAGGAGGTTGAAGTGTAGGTGCGGATTGGAAGAGGATAGAGACGTCGTAGCCGTGAAGAACCTGCTCCGCAAGTACCGGATGGATGTGGGGGCTTCGTCCGTTCACCCCGAAGGCCCTCCCATGACGACCGAGAGGGATGAAGAATACGAGGGGGGAAGGGATGAAAGTTTATTCTAG